A genomic region of Streptomyces sp. NBC_00247 contains the following coding sequences:
- a CDS encoding LamG domain-containing protein: MMNGRTGRRSAGRGRRRAASAALCLLAGALTATAAGTSPAASLTPPVSVTADDLSTWQTNGIVWSMAANAGVVYAGGTFSTVRPPDAAAGTSETPAVNFAAFDAATGAPTGCSLSFTLSSGTATVRALALSPDGATLYAGGQFGSVNGVGVSNVAAVDTATCTPRDDFKIAVSATVRAIAVTADTVYLGGDFNSVGGQTRNKFAAVTTGADLLPFTANADEVARAVEVTPDGQHVVLGGDFFTVNGTTTHALAVVDATTGAVTTAYPGFVPNTSTTQDITSDATGFYTANEGTGGGVFDGRIAVDLDDFQQRWRDTCLGATQAVLVHSGVLYSGSHAHDCSSMGEFPDQPRKHLLAQSVDDPQLLPWFPDTNDGIGEPVGPRVMAQTDSGGHHYLWVGGEFTTVNAAAQQGLTRFADGPDTGAPWVPNVQLSTVAPGQIDVNWQTSSDTDDGVLTYRIYKDGATTPVYTTTGTSLFWDRPQLRWTDTAVAAGETHSYRITASDGTNTSAKSPALSATVASAAEAYPAKVLADGASLYWRYDEGTSTFAADTGTGLDNGFLRNAPSYRQVPAAVAGASTAIGFNGTDEYAYSNRRHAKPGAFSVETWFKTTTTKGGKLIGFGNLTMQNSTNYDKHVYMTNDGKLVFGVHDGSTRTITTPAAYNNGAWHHVVATQGSGGIALYVDGVLRVSNSLYKTNQNFQGYWRVGGDTLSGWPNVPTSTYFAGQLDETAVYPSALSGTQIAAHYALRTG; the protein is encoded by the coding sequence ATGATGAACGGACGTACGGGGCGGAGATCCGCCGGACGCGGTCGCAGACGCGCCGCTTCCGCCGCTCTCTGCCTGCTGGCCGGAGCCCTGACCGCGACCGCGGCCGGGACTTCCCCAGCGGCTTCGCTGACGCCGCCGGTGTCGGTCACCGCCGACGACCTCTCCACCTGGCAGACCAACGGCATCGTCTGGTCGATGGCCGCGAACGCCGGCGTGGTCTACGCCGGAGGCACCTTCTCCACCGTGCGTCCGCCGGACGCCGCCGCCGGCACCTCGGAGACCCCCGCGGTGAACTTCGCCGCGTTCGACGCGGCGACCGGCGCACCGACCGGCTGTTCCCTGTCGTTCACGCTCTCCTCGGGCACCGCGACGGTGCGCGCCCTCGCCCTCTCCCCGGACGGGGCCACGCTCTACGCGGGCGGTCAGTTCGGGTCGGTGAACGGTGTGGGAGTCAGCAACGTCGCGGCCGTCGACACGGCGACCTGCACCCCGCGCGACGACTTCAAGATCGCGGTCTCGGCGACCGTCCGGGCCATCGCCGTCACCGCCGACACCGTCTATCTGGGAGGCGACTTCAACAGCGTGGGCGGGCAGACCCGCAACAAGTTCGCCGCCGTCACCACCGGCGCCGACCTGCTGCCGTTCACCGCCAACGCCGACGAGGTCGCCCGGGCGGTCGAGGTGACCCCGGACGGGCAGCACGTCGTGCTCGGCGGCGACTTCTTCACCGTCAACGGCACCACCACACACGCGCTGGCCGTGGTGGACGCGACGACGGGGGCCGTGACCACCGCCTACCCCGGCTTCGTCCCGAACACCTCCACCACACAGGACATCACCTCCGACGCCACCGGCTTCTACACCGCCAACGAGGGAACCGGCGGCGGGGTGTTCGACGGCCGCATCGCGGTGGACCTGGACGACTTCCAGCAGCGCTGGCGGGACACCTGCCTGGGCGCCACCCAGGCGGTGCTGGTCCACTCGGGGGTCCTCTACAGCGGCAGCCACGCCCACGACTGCTCCAGCATGGGCGAGTTCCCCGACCAGCCGCGCAAGCACCTGCTGGCCCAGTCGGTGGACGACCCGCAACTGCTGCCGTGGTTCCCGGACACCAACGACGGCATCGGTGAGCCGGTGGGCCCCCGGGTGATGGCGCAGACCGACAGCGGCGGACACCACTACCTGTGGGTCGGCGGCGAGTTCACCACCGTCAACGCGGCGGCCCAGCAGGGTCTGACCCGGTTCGCGGACGGGCCCGACACGGGGGCCCCGTGGGTGCCCAACGTCCAGCTCTCGACCGTCGCGCCGGGACAGATCGACGTCAACTGGCAGACCAGCTCGGACACCGACGACGGGGTGCTGACCTACCGGATCTACAAGGACGGCGCCACCACCCCGGTGTACACCACGACGGGAACCTCGCTCTTCTGGGACCGGCCGCAACTGCGCTGGACCGACACGGCCGTTGCCGCCGGCGAGACGCACTCGTACCGGATCACCGCGAGCGACGGCACCAACACCAGCGCCAAGTCCCCCGCCCTGTCCGCCACCGTGGCTTCGGCCGCGGAGGCGTACCCGGCGAAGGTGCTGGCCGACGGCGCGTCGCTCTACTGGCGTTACGACGAGGGCACGTCGACCTTCGCGGCGGACACCGGGACCGGGCTGGACAACGGGTTCCTGCGCAACGCCCCGTCCTACCGGCAGGTCCCGGCCGCGGTCGCGGGCGCGTCCACGGCGATCGGGTTCAACGGCACCGACGAGTACGCGTACAGCAACCGCCGGCACGCCAAGCCGGGCGCCTTCTCCGTCGAGACCTGGTTCAAGACGACCACGACGAAGGGCGGCAAGCTCATCGGCTTCGGCAACCTGACGATGCAGAACAGCACCAACTACGACAAGCACGTCTACATGACCAACGACGGGAAACTGGTGTTCGGCGTCCACGACGGCTCCACGCGCACCATCACCACCCCGGCCGCCTACAACAACGGCGCCTGGCACCACGTCGTCGCCACCCAGGGCAGCGGAGGCATCGCGCTCTACGTGGACGGCGTGCTGCGGGTGTCCAACTCCCTCTACAAGACCAACCAGAACTTCCAGGGGTACTGGCGGGTCGGCGGGGACACTCTCAGTGGCTGGCCGAACGTCCCGACCAGCACCTACTTCGCCGGTCAGCTCGACGAAACCGCCGTCTACCCGAGCGCGCTGAGCGGTACGCAGATCGCCGCGCACTACGCCCTCAGGACGGGCTGA
- a CDS encoding glycosyltransferase family 2 protein, producing the protein MSKLPIAVAIPTKNEGLNIAEAVNSVLGHFEAVVVVDSHSTDDTAKIAAECGAEVVAYTWDGGHPRKKQWCLENVRTDIDWILVLDGDERLSPGLLAELRAIFADPAAPKPAAYDIPLGYWFSGKRLRHGYTIRKRSLTDRTRCAYPEVGDLAAPGIGEVEGHYQPVADSAQALRNPIEHQDLDPVTAWFERHNRYSDWEAWLEHHPEVKEQVRRVKSRQGQLFHKAPFKPLVSFAYMYVYRRGFLDGRAGLDFALAMSFYRWQIALKSREKPQG; encoded by the coding sequence TTGAGCAAGCTGCCCATCGCCGTGGCGATCCCCACCAAGAACGAAGGCCTCAACATCGCCGAGGCGGTCAACTCCGTGCTCGGCCACTTCGAGGCGGTCGTCGTGGTGGACTCGCACAGCACCGACGACACGGCGAAGATCGCCGCCGAGTGCGGCGCCGAGGTCGTCGCGTACACCTGGGACGGCGGCCATCCCCGGAAGAAGCAGTGGTGCCTGGAGAACGTCCGCACCGACATCGACTGGATCCTGGTGCTGGACGGCGACGAACGGCTCAGCCCCGGGCTGCTCGCCGAACTCCGCGCGATCTTCGCCGATCCCGCCGCGCCGAAGCCCGCCGCGTACGACATCCCGCTCGGGTACTGGTTCTCCGGCAAGCGGCTGCGGCACGGCTACACCATCCGCAAGCGCTCCCTGACCGACCGCACCCGCTGCGCCTACCCGGAGGTCGGTGACCTCGCCGCGCCCGGCATCGGCGAGGTGGAGGGCCACTACCAGCCCGTCGCCGACTCCGCCCAGGCACTGCGGAACCCGATCGAGCACCAGGACCTCGACCCGGTGACCGCGTGGTTCGAGCGCCACAACCGGTACTCCGACTGGGAGGCGTGGCTGGAGCACCACCCCGAGGTCAAGGAACAGGTGCGCCGGGTCAAGTCCCGCCAGGGGCAGCTGTTCCACAAGGCGCCGTTCAAGCCGCTGGTGTCGTTCGCGTACATGTACGTCTACCGGCGTGGGTTCCTGGACGGCCGGGCGGGGCTCGACTTCGCCCTGGCGATGAGCTTCTACCGGTGGCAGATCGCGCTCAAGTCGCGGGAGAAGCCGCAGGGTTGA
- a CDS encoding LacI family DNA-binding transcriptional regulator, with protein sequence MSDVTEPDPRGTPRTPRVSGVAATGGPRSRAAGAAKSGGLREVARRAGVSVTTASHALNGVGRVGAETRERVLAVAAEIGYRANPNARGLRGARTGLLGLTHRSAVEGGVTDIEYFVKIVNAATWTAMAHDYSLVLVPPSLDGRPFESLPLDGTIVIDPLTDDPLLTRLSGMGVPVVTTGRDLARKDAFPWVDNELSTCALAAFDHLAATGARRIGLLTGSTGQSYDEDADRAYRDWCARTGNPVLIDRAEPGTDSTDAARRLLDRPDRPDALYVVMEKFGFATLAVCRELGLGVPEDVQIVVGADGEFARSARPALTALDLAPEEIGKQAAQLLIELVQGGGAVAGDLPLHRLVPATLLRRASTREPV encoded by the coding sequence ATGTCAGACGTCACAGAGCCGGACCCGCGCGGCACCCCACGCACGCCCCGCGTCTCCGGCGTCGCGGCGACCGGCGGACCCAGGTCCCGCGCCGCCGGCGCCGCGAAAAGCGGTGGACTGCGCGAGGTGGCCCGCCGTGCGGGTGTCTCGGTCACCACCGCCTCGCACGCCCTCAACGGCGTGGGCAGGGTCGGCGCCGAGACCCGGGAACGCGTGCTGGCGGTCGCCGCCGAGATCGGCTACCGCGCCAACCCCAACGCCCGGGGGCTGCGCGGCGCCCGCACCGGACTGCTCGGCCTGACGCACCGCTCCGCCGTGGAGGGCGGGGTCACCGACATCGAGTACTTCGTCAAGATCGTCAATGCCGCCACCTGGACGGCGATGGCCCACGACTACTCCCTCGTGCTCGTGCCGCCCTCGCTCGACGGCCGCCCCTTCGAGTCGCTGCCGCTGGACGGGACGATCGTCATCGACCCGCTCACCGACGACCCGCTGCTCACCCGGCTCTCCGGCATGGGCGTCCCCGTCGTCACCACCGGCCGCGACCTCGCCCGCAAGGACGCCTTCCCCTGGGTCGACAACGAACTGTCCACCTGCGCCCTCGCCGCCTTCGACCACCTCGCCGCCACCGGCGCCCGTCGGATCGGACTGCTGACCGGCTCGACCGGCCAGTCCTACGACGAGGACGCGGACCGCGCCTACCGCGACTGGTGCGCCCGCACCGGGAACCCGGTGCTGATCGACCGGGCGGAACCCGGCACCGACTCCACCGACGCCGCGCGCAGGCTGCTCGACCGGCCGGACCGCCCCGACGCGCTCTACGTCGTGATGGAGAAGTTCGGATTCGCCACCCTCGCGGTCTGCCGCGAACTGGGCCTCGGGGTGCCCGAGGACGTCCAGATCGTCGTCGGTGCCGACGGCGAGTTCGCCCGCAGCGCCCGCCCCGCGCTCACCGCACTGGACTTGGCGCCCGAGGAGATCGGCAAGCAGGCCGCGCAGCTCCTGATAGAGCTCGTCCAGGGCGGGGGTGCGGTGGCCGGAGACCTGCCTCTGCACCGGCTGGTCCCGGCCACACTGCTGCGGCGCGCCTCCACCCGGGAGCCGGTCTGA
- a CDS encoding purine-cytosine permease family protein, with product MAEATTTAPPGSTDPAGQADRTSPTSVFTVEQRGIDAVPASERQGGPGRLFGLWAGTNTTVFTVVYGALVVSFGLSFWYAVALIVVGNVLGFTVTGLTSLQGPRTGTSTHSVSRASFGPNGGRLPALLSWVMLVGFEAGGMVLIVLAGLALFEQAGVSTSTPLKLVTIAIAAGLQMLLPLSGYHLIMKVQKYFAWIFAAMFVVMAFLVFPKADFGAHGAGPSVVTISLVLAMVTASGGLSWADMGSDYSRYLPADAAPRKVFGCAALGGMVPNIALQILGAAVATATTNASDPISGLPEVLPGWFVTPYLLLAIVSLLAVNTTDMYSSGLNLLAVGLPVKRWMIVFVDLTLCTAITLWAVFSADFYTLLSNFLSLIVLWLGPWAAVYLTDWALRRGRYHVPSLFPRETGGKGVYWHKGGVRPAGLVAVLLGFGAAVLWVDSTVFVGPLSDAAGGLDLSVFAGALVAGVVYWLLARRTVRAEAELVLDA from the coding sequence ATGGCCGAGGCCACCACCACCGCCCCGCCCGGATCCACCGACCCCGCCGGCCAGGCCGACCGGACGTCCCCGACGTCCGTCTTCACGGTCGAGCAGCGTGGTATCGACGCCGTCCCCGCCTCCGAGCGCCAAGGCGGTCCCGGCCGCCTGTTCGGTCTGTGGGCCGGTACCAACACCACCGTCTTCACCGTCGTCTACGGGGCGCTGGTCGTCTCCTTCGGCCTCTCGTTCTGGTACGCCGTCGCGCTGATCGTGGTCGGCAACGTCCTCGGCTTCACCGTCACGGGCCTCACCAGCCTCCAGGGCCCGCGCACCGGTACCTCCACGCACTCCGTGTCCCGGGCTTCCTTCGGTCCGAACGGCGGGCGCCTCCCGGCGCTGCTGAGCTGGGTGATGCTGGTCGGCTTCGAGGCGGGCGGCATGGTCCTGATCGTGCTCGCCGGCCTCGCCCTCTTCGAGCAGGCGGGCGTCTCCACCAGCACCCCGCTGAAGCTGGTGACCATCGCGATCGCGGCGGGGCTCCAGATGCTCCTGCCGCTCTCCGGCTACCACCTGATCATGAAGGTGCAGAAGTACTTCGCCTGGATCTTCGCCGCGATGTTCGTCGTCATGGCGTTCCTCGTCTTCCCGAAGGCGGACTTCGGCGCGCATGGCGCCGGCCCCTCGGTGGTGACGATCTCCCTGGTCCTGGCCATGGTCACCGCCTCGGGCGGTCTGTCCTGGGCCGACATGGGCAGCGACTACTCGCGCTACCTCCCGGCCGACGCCGCGCCCCGCAAGGTGTTCGGCTGCGCCGCGCTCGGCGGCATGGTGCCCAACATCGCGCTGCAGATCCTCGGCGCCGCCGTCGCCACCGCGACCACCAACGCCTCCGACCCGATCTCAGGGCTACCGGAGGTCCTGCCCGGCTGGTTCGTCACCCCGTACCTGCTGCTCGCGATCGTGTCGCTGCTCGCGGTGAACACCACCGACATGTACTCCTCCGGCCTGAACCTGCTGGCCGTCGGCCTCCCGGTGAAGCGCTGGATGATCGTCTTCGTCGACCTGACCCTGTGCACCGCGATCACCCTGTGGGCGGTCTTCTCCGCGGACTTCTACACCCTGCTGTCGAACTTCCTCAGCCTGATCGTGCTCTGGCTCGGCCCGTGGGCCGCCGTCTACCTCACCGACTGGGCGCTGCGCCGGGGCCGTTACCACGTGCCCTCGCTCTTCCCCCGGGAGACCGGCGGCAAGGGCGTCTACTGGCACAAGGGCGGGGTACGCCCGGCCGGTCTGGTCGCGGTGCTCCTCGGCTTCGGGGCGGCGGTGCTCTGGGTCGACTCCACCGTGTTCGTCGGCCCGCTCTCCGACGCGGCCGGCGGCCTGGACCTGTCGGTCTTCGCCGGTGCCCTCGTCGCGGGGGTCGTGTACTGGCTCCTCGCGCGCCGTACCGTGCGCGCCGAGGCAGAACTCGTCCTCGACGCCTGA
- a CDS encoding adenine deaminase C-terminal domain-containing protein — protein MNHPTLRSLIDASEGVVKADRIIKGGQLVNVHTGEIYPADVAITGERIAATGDVTAYEGPDTEFVDATGKYLTPGLIDGHLHLECSKLSVTMFADAAVRFGTTSVISGLDQFLVVAGLEGVREALREADASPMKIFWGAPFKTPYTLPETTVGFTFGPEEHEETQGWAECFGVWETVAEFVLNRDEKVLRALELAHRNRLPIFGCAPMAAQTTINALSAAGVRLDHESYTAEEALQKLRAGMSLLIRESSVAHFMDENVRTVTEFGAQSRHVGFCTDDMHVADIIREGHLDKLVRMAIKAGVRPVEAIQMATLNCAEMYRIDHLVGSITPGRFADVLIVDSPESFQVERVFARGELVAENGRTLRAPQPPARTPALSPAFRVAPLAPEGVGIAAEGDEARVLVVEMDRTVPFVRKGVEMTLPVVDGTVRADLAQDALYVTVSERYGKKDGATVTAMINGFGLRSGAIASSAAPDDNNIVCVGADRADMALAVNHLSEHGGGQVVVDGGVIKEFLPLPVAGIVADITPEEMADAEDRLEAASRTLGCELPSAFGYLIFLEITAIPEYAVTDLGVVSYTTQDVVDVLLPAAK, from the coding sequence ATGAACCACCCCACCCTCCGCAGCCTCATCGACGCCTCCGAAGGGGTCGTCAAGGCCGACCGGATCATCAAGGGCGGGCAGCTCGTCAACGTCCACACCGGCGAGATCTACCCGGCGGACGTCGCGATCACCGGCGAGCGGATCGCCGCTACCGGGGACGTCACCGCCTACGAGGGGCCCGACACCGAGTTCGTCGACGCCACCGGCAAGTACCTCACCCCGGGGCTCATCGACGGCCACCTCCACCTGGAGTGCTCCAAGCTCTCGGTGACGATGTTCGCGGACGCGGCGGTCCGCTTCGGCACCACCTCGGTGATCTCCGGTCTCGACCAGTTCCTCGTCGTCGCCGGTCTCGAAGGGGTGCGCGAGGCGCTGCGGGAGGCCGACGCGAGCCCGATGAAGATCTTCTGGGGCGCCCCCTTCAAGACGCCCTACACCCTGCCCGAGACCACCGTCGGCTTCACCTTCGGACCGGAGGAGCACGAGGAGACCCAGGGCTGGGCCGAGTGCTTCGGGGTGTGGGAGACGGTCGCCGAGTTCGTCCTCAACCGCGACGAGAAGGTGCTGCGCGCCCTCGAACTCGCCCACCGCAACCGGCTGCCGATCTTCGGCTGCGCCCCGATGGCCGCACAGACCACCATCAACGCGCTGTCGGCGGCGGGCGTCCGCCTCGACCACGAGAGCTACACCGCCGAGGAGGCCCTCCAGAAGCTGCGGGCCGGCATGTCGCTGCTCATCCGCGAGTCCTCGGTCGCGCACTTCATGGACGAGAACGTGCGCACGGTCACCGAGTTCGGCGCCCAGTCCCGGCACGTCGGGTTCTGCACCGACGACATGCACGTCGCCGACATCATCCGCGAGGGCCACCTCGACAAGCTGGTCCGGATGGCGATCAAGGCCGGTGTCCGCCCGGTCGAGGCGATCCAGATGGCCACGCTGAACTGCGCCGAGATGTACCGCATCGACCACCTCGTCGGCTCGATCACGCCGGGCCGCTTCGCGGACGTCCTGATCGTCGACTCCCCCGAGTCCTTCCAGGTGGAGCGCGTGTTCGCGCGCGGTGAGCTGGTCGCGGAGAACGGCCGCACCCTGCGTGCCCCGCAGCCGCCGGCGCGTACCCCCGCGCTCTCCCCCGCCTTCCGGGTGGCCCCGCTCGCGCCGGAGGGCGTCGGCATCGCCGCCGAGGGCGACGAGGCCCGGGTGCTGGTCGTGGAGATGGACCGCACCGTCCCGTTCGTGCGCAAGGGCGTCGAGATGACGCTGCCGGTGGTCGACGGCACGGTCCGAGCCGACCTCGCGCAGGACGCGCTGTACGTCACGGTCTCGGAGCGGTACGGCAAGAAGGACGGCGCCACCGTCACCGCCATGATCAACGGCTTCGGCCTGCGGTCGGGGGCCATCGCCTCCTCCGCCGCACCCGACGACAACAACATCGTCTGCGTGGGCGCCGACCGGGCCGACATGGCGCTGGCGGTGAACCACCTCTCCGAGCACGGCGGCGGCCAGGTCGTCGTGGACGGCGGTGTGATCAAGGAGTTCCTGCCGCTGCCGGTGGCCGGAATCGTCGCCGACATCACCCCGGAGGAGATGGCGGACGCCGAGGACCGCCTTGAGGCGGCGTCCCGCACGCTCGGCTGCGAACTCCCTTCGGCGTTCGGTTACTTGATCTTCCTTGAGATCACCGCGATCCCCGAATACGCCGTCACCGACCTGGGTGTCGTCAGCTACACCACGCAGGACGTCGTCGACGTGCTGCTTCCCGCCGCCAAGTGA
- the add gene encoding adenosine deaminase gives MTETVTVDPFVAGLPKCELHLHIEGTLEPGLKFALARRGGVELPYADEAALREAYDFDDLPGFLAVYYEGMSVLRTEADFYDLAAAYAAKAHSQNVRYAEIFFDPQAHTARGVAFDTVIRGLTRALDDAERATGFQGRLVMCFLRDFQAEFAMATLVQALPYKEWIIGVGLDSDEAGNPPVKFREVFARARAEGFRLTMHCDVDQQNSTEHIRQVLDEIGVDRIDHGVNALEDPALVARIVERGLGLTVCPISNAHVTDGLKAAEIRALLDQGVKVTVNSDDPAYFPGYVCENLAALRGPAALSDEELVLLQRNAIEVSWAAPSVRERFLAELDAYRG, from the coding sequence ATGACCGAGACCGTCACCGTGGACCCCTTCGTCGCGGGTCTGCCCAAGTGCGAACTGCACCTGCACATCGAGGGCACCCTGGAGCCCGGACTGAAGTTCGCGCTCGCCCGCCGGGGCGGCGTGGAGCTGCCGTACGCCGACGAGGCGGCGCTGCGCGAGGCGTACGACTTCGACGACCTGCCCGGCTTCCTCGCCGTCTACTACGAGGGCATGTCGGTGCTCCGTACCGAGGCGGACTTCTATGACCTCGCCGCCGCCTACGCGGCCAAGGCGCACTCCCAGAACGTCCGTTACGCGGAGATCTTCTTCGACCCGCAGGCCCACACCGCGCGCGGTGTCGCCTTCGACACCGTCATCCGGGGCCTGACCCGCGCGCTGGACGACGCCGAGCGGGCGACGGGCTTCCAGGGCCGTCTGGTGATGTGCTTCCTGCGCGACTTCCAGGCCGAGTTCGCCATGGCGACGCTCGTGCAGGCGCTGCCGTACAAGGAGTGGATCATCGGTGTCGGCCTGGACTCGGACGAGGCAGGCAACCCGCCGGTGAAGTTCCGCGAGGTCTTCGCCCGGGCGCGCGCCGAGGGCTTCCGGCTGACGATGCACTGCGACGTCGACCAGCAGAACTCCACGGAGCACATCCGTCAGGTCCTCGACGAGATCGGCGTCGACCGGATCGACCACGGCGTCAACGCCCTGGAGGACCCGGCGCTGGTGGCCCGTATCGTCGAGCGCGGCCTCGGACTGACCGTGTGCCCGATCTCCAACGCCCATGTCACGGACGGCCTGAAGGCCGCAGAGATCCGCGCGCTGCTGGACCAGGGCGTCAAGGTCACGGTCAACTCCGACGACCCGGCGTACTTCCCGGGATACGTCTGTGAGAACCTCGCGGCGCTGCGCGGCCCCGCCGCCCTCTCGGACGAGGAGCTGGTCCTGCTCCAGCGGAACGCCATCGAGGTGTCCTGGGCGGCGCCTTCGGTCCGGGAGCGCTTCCTCGCCGAACTGGACGCGTACCGGGGCTGA
- a CDS encoding ATP-binding protein, producing the protein MEATPWRNTTHDWASTVDHAHLAEVRSAPAVFAPGGPAHLVLEVIAYAADEAEDRGGGHCTVTLHPDGSVSVTDDGRGTDTRLDARGRPVRKPVMATKDLRFFDRPWVQTLPDGHPRRGMSVVAALSEWLVHTNRREDGSWTQRYEHGVPVTDLTPVTRQGTTGTTVRFRPGRDVRTAVPALGAFERPWPGLAVEVCDLRTG; encoded by the coding sequence ATGGAAGCAACCCCCTGGCGCAACACCACCCACGACTGGGCGAGCACCGTGGACCACGCCCACCTCGCGGAAGTCCGCAGTGCCCCGGCCGTGTTCGCACCCGGCGGCCCGGCTCATCTGGTCCTGGAGGTGATCGCCTACGCGGCGGACGAGGCGGAGGACCGGGGCGGCGGGCACTGCACGGTGACCCTCCACCCTGACGGCTCGGTCTCCGTCACGGACGACGGAAGGGGGACGGACACCCGCCTCGACGCGCGGGGCCGCCCGGTGAGGAAGCCGGTCATGGCCACGAAGGATCTCCGCTTCTTCGACCGCCCCTGGGTGCAGACTCTCCCCGACGGGCACCCGCGACGGGGGATGTCGGTCGTGGCGGCACTCAGCGAGTGGCTCGTCCACACCAACCGGCGGGAGGACGGATCCTGGACGCAGCGCTACGAGCACGGGGTCCCGGTGACGGACCTGACACCGGTCACCCGGCAGGGCACGACCGGCACGACCGTCCGTTTCCGCCCCGGCCGGGACGTTCGTACCGCCGTACCCGCCCTCGGAGCGTTCGAGCGGCCGTGGCCCGGGCTCGCCGTCGAGGTATGCGACCTGAGAACCGGCTGA
- a CDS encoding glycosyltransferase, giving the protein MRILHVVTLHTPDHAFGGPTRVALNLSKVQRAAGDDARIMALGDGFVSGELPAEIEGVPALLHQARHVLPMFEVSGITSPALLRAARRAMRGADLVHVHLMRDLVTLPVALLALATRTPLVVQTHGMIDPTEKPVAKLTDLLGVRKVLREADAVLHLTEKERLDVNAVAAPVALTRTVRLVNGVRPQERKPAREPGRPPTVLFLARVQERKRPEDFVAAMPAVLARHPDARFVLAGPDTGALAGTLALAERLGVTGSLDHVGPLGHEEVLAAGREADVYVLPSIEEPLGVSVLEAMSVGTPVVITRTCGLGPDVAKAGAGRVIDSRVGEDEANAAKVAGAVLELLEPGAAAEAGKAAWDLVNADFTIDVVTATLRRTYEDVVGRGRRRG; this is encoded by the coding sequence GTGAGAATCCTGCACGTCGTCACGCTGCACACCCCGGACCACGCCTTCGGCGGGCCCACCCGGGTGGCGCTCAACCTCTCCAAGGTCCAGCGGGCGGCCGGTGACGACGCGCGGATCATGGCGCTGGGCGACGGCTTCGTGTCCGGAGAACTACCCGCCGAGATCGAGGGAGTTCCCGCTCTCCTCCACCAAGCCCGGCACGTACTGCCGATGTTCGAGGTCAGCGGGATCACCTCACCGGCGCTGCTGCGCGCCGCCCGCCGCGCCATGCGCGGCGCCGACCTCGTTCACGTACATCTCATGCGGGACCTGGTGACCCTGCCCGTCGCGCTCCTCGCGCTCGCGACCCGTACCCCGCTGGTCGTGCAGACCCACGGCATGATCGACCCGACCGAGAAGCCGGTGGCGAAACTGACCGACCTGCTCGGCGTACGGAAGGTGCTGCGCGAGGCCGACGCCGTCCTGCACCTCACCGAGAAGGAGCGCCTCGACGTCAACGCGGTGGCCGCCCCGGTCGCCCTCACCCGCACGGTCCGACTGGTGAACGGGGTACGCCCCCAGGAGCGCAAACCGGCCCGCGAGCCCGGCCGGCCGCCCACCGTCCTCTTCCTCGCCCGCGTCCAGGAGCGCAAGCGGCCCGAGGACTTCGTCGCCGCGATGCCCGCCGTGCTCGCCCGGCACCCGGACGCCCGCTTCGTGCTGGCGGGCCCCGACACCGGGGCGCTGGCGGGCACCCTGGCGCTGGCGGAGAGGCTCGGCGTGACCGGCTCCCTCGACCACGTGGGCCCGCTCGGCCACGAGGAGGTCCTGGCGGCGGGGCGCGAGGCCGACGTGTACGTGCTCCCGTCGATCGAGGAGCCGCTCGGGGTCTCGGTCCTGGAGGCGATGTCGGTCGGCACCCCGGTCGTCATCACCCGCACCTGCGGCCTCGGCCCGGACGTGGCGAAGGCCGGGGCGGGCCGGGTGATCGACAGCCGGGTCGGCGAGGACGAGGCCAACGCCGCCAAGGTCGCCGGGGCCGTCCTGGAACTGCTGGAACCCGGGGCCGCCGCGGAGGCGGGCAAGGCCGCCTGGGACCTGGTCAACGCCGACTTCACCATCGACGTGGTCACCGCCACGCTGCGCCGGACCTACGAGGACGTGGTCGGGCGCGGGCGACGGCGGGGATGA